Proteins encoded in a region of the Candidatus Methylomirabilota bacterium genome:
- a CDS encoding RNA-binding protein: protein MAAKLFVGNLSFQATEEDLRELFAQAGTVETVRIITDQFTGRPRGFGFVEMATKEEATKAIEMLNGRLFRDRNLVVDEARPQPQRGAGGPRGDRGPRPGGGPGGGWRR, encoded by the coding sequence ATGGCCGCAAAGTTGTTCGTCGGCAACCTCTCCTTTCAGGCCACCGAGGAGGATCTCCGCGAGCTGTTCGCCCAGGCGGGAACCGTCGAGACCGTGAGGATCATCACCGACCAGTTCACGGGCCGGCCTCGCGGCTTCGGGTTCGTCGAGATGGCCACGAAGGAAGAGGCGACCAAGGCGATCGAGATGTTGAACGGTCGGCTCTTCAGGGATCGCAATCTCGTCGTTGACGAGGCGCGGCCGCAGCCGCAGCGCGGGGCTGGCGGACCGCGTGGAGATCGGGGACCGCGTCCAGGTGGTGGTCCGGGCGGCGGCTGGAGGAGATAG